The following are encoded in a window of Hemicordylus capensis ecotype Gifberg chromosome 12, rHemCap1.1.pri, whole genome shotgun sequence genomic DNA:
- the LOC128335928 gene encoding centromere protein V-like, protein MGKARRTPVAATTRKGPQSGGKKQADAGSLTARDRASRSAGSPPGKELPSAEPPDELCALALGAQKERWLQFQKRLRVSCEEAVKLLLDTFEYRGLVKHTGGCHCGAIRFEVWASADLHVFDCKQLQHLR, encoded by the exons ATGGGAAAGGCGAGGCGGACGCCGGTAGCTGCTACGACCCGCAAAGGCCCCCAGTCCGGGGGGAAGAAGCAGGCGGACGCCGGGAGCCTCACCGCCCGGGATCGAGCCTCCAGAAGTGCCGGCTCGCCGCCTGGCAAGGAACTGCCCAGCGCCGAGCCGCCGGACGAGCTGTGCGCGTTGGCCCTGGGGGCGCAAAAGGAGCGCTGGCTGCAGTTCCAGAAACGGCTGCGGGTGAGCTGCGAGGAGGCGGTCAAGCTCCTGCTGGACACCTT TGAGTACCGGGGACTGGTGAAGCACAcgggaggctgccactgtggaGCCATTCGCTTCGAGGTCTGGGCTTCAGCTGACCTCCACGTCTTTGATTGCAAGCAA cTGCAGCATCTGCGTTAA